The sequence CGGCACTCGACGACGAACAGGCCGGCGAGCTGCGCGCTTCCATGACCGAGGTGACGCTCGCCCGCGGCGAGTCGCTGTTCCACGAGGGCGACCCCGGCGACCGGCTGTACGTCGTCGCCGAGGGCAAGGTCAAGCTGCACCGGGCCTCGCCGGACGGCCGCGAGAACATGCTCGCCGTCCTCGGCCCCAGCGAGATGATCGGCGAGCTGTCGCTGTTCGACCCGGGCCCGCGCACCGCCACCGCGAGCGCGCTGACCGAGGTCAAGCTGCTGGGCCTCGGCCACGGCGACCTCCAGCCCTGGCTGCACGCGCGCCCCGAGGTCTCGATCGCACTGCTGCGCGCCATCGCCCGCCGCCTGCGCCGGACCAACGACGTGATGTCCGACCTGGTCTTCTCCGACGTGCCCGGGCGCGTCGCCAAGGCTCTGCTGGACCTCTCCCGCCGCTTCGGCGTGCAGTCCGACGAGGGCATCCACGTCGCCCACGACCTCACCCAGGAGGAGCTGGCCCAGCTGGTCGGTGCCTCCCGCGAGACGGTCAACAAGGCGCTCGCCGACTTCGCCGGCCGCGGCTGGCTGAAGCTGGAGGCCCGTGCGGTCGTGCTGATGGACGTCGAGCGGCTCTCCCGCCGCTCGCGGTAGTCCGCGATCCCCGAGCCCGCGCGAAGGGCCCGTACGCTCCGGCGTACGGGCCCTTCGCCGGTCCGGCGGGTCCTTCCCGGGTCCGGTGGGTCCGGCGCAGCGGACGGTGCGGCGGGCGGCATCCGGTGCGGCGGGCGGCGTCCGGCGCCCGGTCAGTCCGGGATGAGTCCGTGGTCCCTGAGGTACTGGAGCTGCGCGAGCACGGACAGCTCGGCCGCCGGCCACAGCGCGCGGTCCACGTCCGCGTAGACCCGCGCCACCACCTCGGCCGACGTCCGGCAGCCGGCCTCGACCGCGGTCTCGACCTGGGCCAGCCGGCCGGCCCGGTGGGCCAGGTAGTAGTCCACCGCGCCGAGCGCGTCCGCGAGCACCGGCCCGTGCCCCGGCAGCACCGTCCGGACGCCGTGCTCGGCCGCCATTCCGTGCAGGTGCCGCAGCGAGTCCAGGTAGTCGCCGAGCCTGCCGTCCGGGTGGGCGACCATCGTGGTGCCCCGTCCGAGGACGGTGTCGCCGGTGAGGATCGCACCGTCGGCGGGCAGGTGGAAGGTGAGCGAGTCCGAGGTGTGGCCGGGGGTACCGATCACCCGCAGGTCGAGGCCCCCGACGTCGAGGCGCTGGCCGTCCGTGAGTCCCTCCGGACCGAGCCGGTGGGCCGGGTCCAGCGCGCGGACCTCGCTGCCGGTCAGTTCGGCGAACCGGGCCGCCCCCTCGGAGTGGTCGGCGTGCCCGTGGGTGAGCAGGGTGAGCACCACCCGCTTGCCCCGCTGCTCGGCGGTCTCGATCACCCTGCGCAGGTGGCCCTCGTGCAGCGGGCCCGGGTCGATCACCACCGCGAGGTCCGAGTCCGGCTCGGACAGCAGCCAGGTGTTGGTGCCGTCCAGGGTCATCGGGGACGGGTTCGGCGCCAGCACGCAGAGCGCACGGGGAGTGGCCTCGCCGCCGATCCCGGCGGCGGGGTCACCCGGCAGGAGTCCGCTCACCGGCGGTCCCCGGTGTCGCGGTGCAGCGCCCGGAGCGGCAGTGCCCGGGTGAGGGCGCGCTGGGCCATCTCGGTGAAGCTGACCGAGTCGCTCTCACAGGCCGGGCGGCGCGGGTTCAGGCGGCGGGCGGGCATCTCGGGCGCCGTCCGGCGAGCCACGTCGTTGTGGGTCATCGGGTCGGTCCTTTCTCGTACGGATCACTCGGGAGCGGTGCGGGGGCGGATCGGGGCGGATCGGGAAGCGGTGGGGCAGGAAGCGGTGGCGGGGACGGGCGGAGCGGTGGGTCGGTGGGGCGCGGTCAGCCGACGCGTTCCTCGGGGAACGTACCGTCGATCGTCAGCTCGTCGTACCCCGGCCAGCGGACGGTCAGCCGCTCCCCCCGCACCTCGGCCCGGCCGAGCACCGGCTCCAGCGAGCGGTCCGCCGCCGCCCCCAGCGCCTCGGCGGCACTGCGCACCGGCGTCAGCTCGCGCAGCACGGTGACGGTCGGCGGCAGCATCCCGAACCGGCCCTCCTCGTAGCCCCGGACGGCCTCGGCCGGGGTGAGCCAGGCGACCCGGTCCGCCTCGCCGACCTCGAGGGCGGCACGCTGCCCGGCCGGCAGGGCGGCGACGAAGAACCAGGTGTCGTACCGGCGCTCCTCGAAGGCCGGGGTGATCCACCGGGCCCAGCCGCCCAGCAGGTCGCTGCGGAGCAGCAGCCCGTGGTCGCGCAGGAAGTCGGCGAAGGAGAGCTCGTGGGCCTCCAGGGCGGCGCGCTCGGCGGTCCAGTCCCGGGGCTCGGCGACGCTGTCGGCATCCGGACCTGCCAGCAGGACGCCGGCCTCCTCGAAGGTCTCGCGGACGGCAGCACAGACCACGGCCTGCGCGGTCCGGGCGTCCACGCCGAGCCGTTCGGCCCACTCCTGCGGGCCGGGACCGGCCCAGCCGAGCTCGGCCTCCGCGTCCCGCCGGTCGACCCCGCCGCCCGGGTAGGCGTACATCCCGGCCGCGAACGCCATCGACGTCCGCCGTCGCAGCAGGTACGCCTCCGGGCTGGCGTCCGTCCCGGTGTCCCGGAGCAGCACCACGGTGGCGGACTGCCTGGGCACGGGCGGGGTCAGCTCCCCGGCGTCCGCCGCCCTGATCCGGGCGGGCCAGCCGGGGGGCATCGGGAGCGTCGTTGCTCGCTGGTCCATGCCCGGATGCTAAGCGCCCGGGGGCGGGCTTGGACAGGGGTGATCCGTTCGTGCGGACCGTCTCCGACGGACCGTCCCTCCGCGGGCCCGCGTGCGCTCGCCCGGGCACACGCCCGTCCCGAGGGCCGTCCACCCCGGACGCACGTCCGCCCCGGACTCCGTACGGGGCCGGGGCGGACGGGGCGTCGAGGTGTCCGTCGCGTCGGGGGTGTCCGTCGCGTCGAGGGTGTCCGGCGCACTCGAGGGCGTCGAGCGCGCCGAGAGTCGTCCGGTCGCGGGTGCGGTCGGTCAGGCTCCGGCGCGGACCCGGACCTGGATCTCGACCTCGACCGGGGCGTCCAGCGGCAGCACGGTGACGCCCACCGCGCTGCGGGCGTGCACGCCCGCGTCGCCGAGCACCTTGCCGAGCAGCTCGCTCGTGCCGTTGATCACGCCCGGCTGGCCGGTGAAGTCGGGGGCGGAGGCGACGAAGCCGACGACCTTGACGACCTGCTCGACCAGGTCGAGGTCACCGATCACCGACTTGACGGCGGCCAGGGCGTTCAGCGCGCAGATCTGCGCGAGCTCCTTGGCCTCCTCCGGGGTGACCTCGGCACCGACCTTGCCGGTGCTCGGGAGCTTGCCCGCCACCATCGGCAGCTGGCCCGAGGTGAAGACGAAGTCACCGGTACGCAGCGCGGGCACGTAGGCGGCGACCGGGGCGGCCACCGGCGGCAGGGTCAGGCCCAGTTCGGCCAGCTTCTCCTCGACCTTGCTCATGCCTGCTTCTCCCGCTTGAAGTAGGCCACCAGCTGCTCCGGGTTCGGACCCGGTACGACCTGGACGAGCTCCCAGCCGTCGTGGCCGAAGTTGTCCAGGATCTGCTTGGTGGCGTGCACCAGCAGAGGTGCCGTCATGTATTCCCACTTGGTCATGGCCAGACTCTAGACGTTCCGTCCCGGCGATCGGCCCCGGTCCGCGCCCGGGCGCGCTCGTGCGTGTGAGGTGGCCCACAAAGCGGGCATGATTCGAGTCCGGCGCCCCGGGTAGTCCCGGCATCCGGTGCGGTCCCTGGTTACCCTCGCGGGAGGGCACCTGCGTGGTGCCGGCCCTCGGAGACGGACGGAGACGGAGCGTGGCACGCACCCCCGGCCAGGCGGCCCGGCGCGATCCCGACTGGGAGGGCGTACGGCTGCACGTGGTCAGCGGCAAGGGCGGGACCGGGAAGACCACCGTGGCAGCGGCGCTGGCACTGGCGCTCGCGGCGGAGGGACGCCGGACCCTGCTGATCGAGGTGGAGGGCCGGCAGGGCATCGCCGAACTGTTCGGCATAGCGGCGCTCCCCTACGAGGAGCGCCGGATCGCCACGGTCACCCCGGCCCAGCTGGGCCTGCCGGCGAGCGGCGCGGCGAAGGGGTCGCCGGGCGGCGGCGCGAGCGGATCGCCGGGCGGCCCGGTGAGCGGGGAGCTGCACGCGCTCGCCATCGACACCGAGCAGGCCCTGCTCGAGTACCTCGACATGTTCTACAAGCTCGGCCGGGCCGGGAAGGCGCTGCAGAAGGTCGGGTTCGTCGACTTCGCGACCACCATCGCCCCCGGCGTCCGGGACGTGCTGCTGACCGGCAAGGCCTGCGAGGCGGCCCGCCGCAAGGGCCCGGACGGACGGCGGACCTACGACGCGGTGGTGATGGACGCGCCGCCGACCGGCCGGATCACCCGGTTCCTGAACGTCAACTCCGAGGTGGCCGGGCTGGCCCGGATAGGGCCGATCCACAGCCAGGCGCAGGCCGTGATGCGGGTGCTGAAGTCACCGGAGACCGCCGTGCACCTGGTCACCCTGCTGGAGGAGATGCCGGTCCAGGAGACCGTGGACGGCATCGCCGAGCTGCGCGAGGCCGGTCTGCCGGTGGGCGGGGTGCTGGTCAACATGGTCCGGCCGCCGCTGCTGGACGCGGCCGCGGTGGCCGCGGTCGACGGCGACCACCGCGAGGAGGTCGCGCTGGCGCTCGGCGAGGCGGGTCTCGGCGGCCGCTCGCGCAAGCCGGACACCGTCCGGGCGGCGGTCGAACCGCTGCTCGATCCACTGCTGGCACAGGCCAGGGAGCACGCCGAGCGGGTGGAACTGGAGCGCGCCCGGCGCGCCGACCTGCAGCACCTGAAGCTCCCGACCTACGAACTTCCACTGCTGGGCGAGGGTGTGGACCTCGGCACGCTCTACCGGCTGGCGGGCGAACTGAAGCGTCAGGGGGCAGCGTGAGCGGGCGGACCGGCACCGACGGACAGGACACCACCGGACAGGGCGGAGCGGGCGTCGGCGGCAGCCGGCTCGCCGTGGACGAGCTGATCGACAACCCGAAGACCCGGATCATCGTCTGCTGCGGCTCCGGCGGCGTAGGAAAGACCACGACCGCGGCGGCGATCGGTCTGCGGGCCGCCGAGCGCGGCCGCAAGGTCGTCGTCCTGACCATCGACCCGGCCCGGCGGCTGGCGCAGTCGATGGGTCTGACCGAGCTCGACAACACCCCCCGGGTCGTCAAGGGCGTGACCGGCGACGGCGAGCTCCAGGCCATGATGCTCGACATGAAGCGGACCTTCGACGAGGTCGTGCTGGCCCACGCCGACCCCGAGCGGGCCCGCGCGATCATGGAGAACCCCTTCTACCAGTCCCTGTCGGCCGGCTTCGCGGGCACCCAGGAGTACATGGCGATGGAGAAGCTCGGCCAGCTGCGGGCGGCCGAGGAGTGGGACCTGATCGTCGTCGACACCCCGCCGTCCCGGTCCGCGCTGGACTTCCTGGACGCGCCGAACCGGCTCGGCTCGTTCCTCGACGGCAAGGTGATCCGGATCCTGACCGCCCCGGCCAAGGTCGGCGGGCGGTCCGCGATGAAGTTCCTGAACGTCGGGATGGGCCTGATCACCGGCACCCTCGGGAAGATCTTCGGCGCCCAGCTGCTGACCGACGTCCAGACCTTCGTCAGCGCGACGGACTCGATGTTCGGCGGCTTCCGGGAGCGGGCGGACC comes from Streptomyces sp. TLI_053 and encodes:
- a CDS encoding Crp/Fnr family transcriptional regulator, which encodes MDDVLRRAALFAALDDEQAGELRASMTEVTLARGESLFHEGDPGDRLYVVAEGKVKLHRASPDGRENMLAVLGPSEMIGELSLFDPGPRTATASALTEVKLLGLGHGDLQPWLHARPEVSIALLRAIARRLRRTNDVMSDLVFSDVPGRVAKALLDLSRRFGVQSDEGIHVAHDLTQEELAQLVGASRETVNKALADFAGRGWLKLEARAVVLMDVERLSRRSR
- a CDS encoding ArsA family ATPase — protein: MDELIDNPKTRIIVCCGSGGVGKTTTAAAIGLRAAERGRKVVVLTIDPARRLAQSMGLTELDNTPRVVKGVTGDGELQAMMLDMKRTFDEVVLAHADPERARAIMENPFYQSLSAGFAGTQEYMAMEKLGQLRAAEEWDLIVVDTPPSRSALDFLDAPNRLGSFLDGKVIRILTAPAKVGGRSAMKFLNVGMGLITGTLGKIFGAQLLTDVQTFVSATDSMFGGFRERADRTYQLLQAPGTAFLVVAAPERDALREAAYFVDRLAADRMPLAGLVLNRVHGTGAPQLTAERALAAAEALEENGSEQVSPDAELLAAGLLRLHAERMQVMVRERRTRDRFVSVYPDVPIIEVAALPGDVHDLEGLRTIGERLGGSAD
- a CDS encoding RidA family protein; this translates as MSKVEEKLAELGLTLPPVAAPVAAYVPALRTGDFVFTSGQLPMVAGKLPSTGKVGAEVTPEEAKELAQICALNALAAVKSVIGDLDLVEQVVKVVGFVASAPDFTGQPGVINGTSELLGKVLGDAGVHARSAVGVTVLPLDAPVEVEIQVRVRAGA
- a CDS encoding DUF4177 domain-containing protein → MTKWEYMTAPLLVHATKQILDNFGHDGWELVQVVPGPNPEQLVAYFKREKQA
- a CDS encoding MBL fold metallo-hydrolase — protein: MSGLLPGDPAAGIGGEATPRALCVLAPNPSPMTLDGTNTWLLSEPDSDLAVVIDPGPLHEGHLRRVIETAEQRGKRVVLTLLTHGHADHSEGAARFAELTGSEVRALDPAHRLGPEGLTDGQRLDVGGLDLRVIGTPGHTSDSLTFHLPADGAILTGDTVLGRGTTMVAHPDGRLGDYLDSLRHLHGMAAEHGVRTVLPGHGPVLADALGAVDYYLAHRAGRLAQVETAVEAGCRTSAEVVARVYADVDRALWPAAELSVLAQLQYLRDHGLIPD
- a CDS encoding ArsA-related P-loop ATPase, whose product is MARTPGQAARRDPDWEGVRLHVVSGKGGTGKTTVAAALALALAAEGRRTLLIEVEGRQGIAELFGIAALPYEERRIATVTPAQLGLPASGAAKGSPGGGASGSPGGPVSGELHALAIDTEQALLEYLDMFYKLGRAGKALQKVGFVDFATTIAPGVRDVLLTGKACEAARRKGPDGRRTYDAVVMDAPPTGRITRFLNVNSEVAGLARIGPIHSQAQAVMRVLKSPETAVHLVTLLEEMPVQETVDGIAELREAGLPVGGVLVNMVRPPLLDAAAVAAVDGDHREEVALALGEAGLGGRSRKPDTVRAAVEPLLDPLLAQAREHAERVELERARRADLQHLKLPTYELPLLGEGVDLGTLYRLAGELKRQGAA
- a CDS encoding NUDIX hydrolase, whose protein sequence is MDQRATTLPMPPGWPARIRAADAGELTPPVPRQSATVVLLRDTGTDASPEAYLLRRRTSMAFAAGMYAYPGGGVDRRDAEAELGWAGPGPQEWAERLGVDARTAQAVVCAAVRETFEEAGVLLAGPDADSVAEPRDWTAERAALEAHELSFADFLRDHGLLLRSDLLGGWARWITPAFEERRYDTWFFVAALPAGQRAALEVGEADRVAWLTPAEAVRGYEEGRFGMLPPTVTVLRELTPVRSAAEALGAAADRSLEPVLGRAEVRGERLTVRWPGYDELTIDGTFPEERVG